A single genomic interval of Camelina sativa cultivar DH55 chromosome 11, Cs, whole genome shotgun sequence harbors:
- the LOC104726268 gene encoding DNA ligase 4-like isoform X3 yields the protein MQLCYVAFDVLYVGDTSVIHQSLKERHELLKKVVRPLKGRLEVLVPEGGLNVHRPSGEPSWSIVVHAAADVERFFKETVENRDEGIVLKDLESKWEPGDRSGKWLKLKPEYIRAGSDLDVLIIGGYYGSGRRGGEVAQFLVGLADRAEANVYPRRFMSFCRVGTGLSDEELNTVVSKLKPYFRKNEHPKKAPPSFYQVTNHSKERPDVWIESPEKSIVLSITSDIRTIRSEVFVAPYSLRFPRIDKVRYDKPWHECLDVQAFVELVNSSNGTTQKQKESESTHDNPKVNKSSKREKKNVSLVPSQFIQTDVSDIKGKTSIFSNMIFYFVNVPRSYSVDTFHKMVVENGGKFSMNLNNSVTHCIAAESSGIKYQAAKRQRDVIHFSWILDCCSRNKMLPLQPKYFLHLTEASRTKLQDDIDEFSDSYYWDLDLEGLKQVLSNAKQSDDLKSIEYYKKKLCPEKRWSCLFGCCVYFYPYSETLSTEEEALLAIMAKRLALEVLMGGGKVSNNLANASHLVVLAITEDSLDFTSVSKSFSEVEKRLLLKRRLHVVNSHWLEDSLQREQKLCEDVYTLRPKYMEESDTEESDKSEHDITEVASCGSAQIEEPASSKMEIRSSRGRSWTRAVKMGRSSTNSTHRVQRRRGKQPSKIGGDEKEESDASEEKVSPRLSDIAEETDSFGGAQRNSSRGESAKRGKSRVAQTQRVQRSRRGKKASKIGGDESEENDGFDDIDNVSADAEESFAAGRSVENEEPREPNIAMHTESLHKANTVAVKEASEDSRNAKTEMGMKEKLQIHEDPLQAMLMNMIPSLSQKNTETSNRITGENRNANVSYDCESSEKRKLGAETDDTSVNADAEADTVPPPVKKKKVSYRDVAGELLKDW from the exons ATGCAGTTGTGTT ATGTTGCCTTTGATGTTCTTTATGTTGGCGATACTAGCGTCATCCACCAGAGTTTGAAGGAACGGCATGAACTGCTGAAAAAAGTGGTCAGGCCTTTAAAAGGTCGTCTAGAAGTTTTAGTACCTGAAGGTGGCCTCAATGTTCACCGCCCTTCAG gggAACCTAGTTGGTCTATTGTTGTCCATGCTGCTGCTGATGTTGAGCGATTTTTCAAAGAAACAGTTGAAAACAG AGATGAAGGAATTGTGCTTAAAGACCTGGAATCAAAATGGGAACCTGGAGATCGTAGTGGCAAGTGGTTGAAGTTGAAGCCTGAATATATCCGAGCTGGTTCTGACCTTGATGTTCTTATAATAG GAGGATACTATGGCTCCGGACGCCGTGGAGGGGAGGTAGCACAGTTTCTCGTCGGCTTGGCTGACCGGGCGGAGGCAAATGTGTATCCTAGGCG ATTTATGTCCTTTTGTAGAGTTGGCACTGGACTTTCTGATGAAGAACTTAACACTGTTGTAAGCAAACTGAAGCCTTATTTCAG AAAAAATGAACACCCAAAGAAGGCTCCACCAAGCTTCTACCAGGTCACAAACCACTCAAAAGAGAGACCAGATGTTTGGATTGAGAGCCCAGAGAA ATCAATAGTACTTTCAATCACTAGTGATATCAGGACAATAAGGTCTGAG GTGTTTGTTGCACCTTACAGTCTGAGGTTTCCTCGTATTGATAAAGTAAGATATGACAAGCCTTGGCATGAATGTCTCGATGTGCAGG CTTTTGTGGAATTGGTGAATTCGAGTAACGGCACCACACAGAAACAGAAGGAATCTGAAAGCACACATGACAATCCAAAAgtcaataaatcctccaagagagagaaaaagaatgTGTCGCTTGTCCCTTCTCAGTTTATTCAAACTGATGTATCGGATATCAAGGGCAAGACCTCAATCTTCtcaaatatgatatttt ATTTTGTTAATGTGCCTCGGTCCTATTCTGTTGATACATTTCACAAAATGGTAGTTGAGAATGGAGGAAAGTTCTCAATGAACTTAAACAACTCAGTGACTCATTGCATTGCAGCGGAAAGCAGTG GAATAAAGTATCAGGCAGCAAAGCGTCAGCGAGATGTCATCCACTTTTCATGGATCTTAGATTGTTGTTCACGAAATAAGATGCTTCCTTTGCAGCCAAA GTACTTCCTCCACCTCACTGAGGCTTCAAGGACAAAATTACAGGATGACATTGATGAATTCTCGGATTCTTATTACTGGGATTTAGACCTTGAAGGTCTCAAACAG GTCTTAAGCAATGCCAAGCAATCCGATGACTTAAAATCCATTGAATACTACAAGAAAAAGTTATGTCCAGAGAAAAGATGGTCCTGCCTCTTTGGCTGCTGTGTTTACTTTTACCCGTATAGTGAAACATT GAGCACTGAAGAGGAAGCTCTGTTGGCAATTATGGCTAAGAGATTAGCGCTTGAAGTCTTAATGGGTGGTGGTAAAGTTAGCAATAATCTTGCTAATGCGTCGCACCTTGTAGTCCTTGCTATAACAGAAGACTCTTTGGATTTTACTTCAGTTTCAAAAAG TTTCAGCGAAGTGGAGAAGCGCCTTCTGTTGAAGAGAAGGCTACACGTTGTTAACTCTCACTGGTTAGAAGACAGCTTGCAAAGAGAGCAAAAACTTTGCGAGGACGTCTACACTCTGAGGCCTAAGTATATGGAAGAGTCTGATACTGAAGAATCAGA TAAATCTGAACATGATATAACGGAAGTAGCTTCCTGTGGTAGTGCTCAAATCGAAGAGCCAGCTTCCTCTAAGATGGAAATTAGAAGTTCAAGAGGACGGTCATGGACTCGAGCTGTTAAAATGGGAAGGTCTTCTACAAACTCAACGCATCGAGTACAGAGACGCAGAGGCAAGCAGCCTTCTAAGATAGGCGGGGACGAAAAAGAGGAGAGTGATGCTTCTGAAGAAAAAGTTTCACCACGACTCAGTGATATAGCAGAAGAGACTGATTCGTTCGGTGGGGCTCAGAGAAACTCTAGCAGAGGAGAATCTGCAAAGAGAGGAAAGTCTCGTGTGGCACAAACTCAAAGAGTACAGAGATCACGAAGAGGCAAGAAGGCTTCGAAGATTGGAGGAGATGAGTCTGAGGAAAATGATGGTTTTGATGACATAGACAATGTGTCAGCAGATGCAGAAGAGAGTTTTGCAGCTGGTAGATCAGTGGAAAACGAAGAACCTCGAGAGCCTAACATAGCAATGCACACAGAATCACTGCATAAAGCGAACACAGTAGCAGTTAAAGAGGCCTCAGAAGATTCTAGAAATGCAAAGACCGAGATGGGTATGAAAGAGAAGTTACAAATCCATGAGGATCCACTACAAGCTATGTTAATGAACATGATCCCGAGCCTCAGTCAGAAAAACACAGAGACATCAAACCGAATCACTGGGGAAAATAGAAACGCTAATGTATCTTATGATTGTGAGTCTTCGGAAAAAAGGAAACTCGGCGCCGAGACTGATGATACTTCTGTGAACGCAGACGCAGAGGCAGACACAGTTCCTCCTCctgtgaagaaaaagaaagttagCTACCGGGATGTTGCCGGAGAACTGCTCAAAGACTGGTAA
- the LOC104726268 gene encoding DNA ligase 4-like isoform X2, which produces MLVWDTSLNRFAEFGSNQEIAKAAREGLDSHRQLCYVAFDVLYVGDTSVIHQSLKERHELLKKVVRPLKGRLEVLVPEGGLNVHRPSGEPSWSIVVHAAADVERFFKETVENRDEGIVLKDLESKWEPGDRSGKWLKLKPEYIRAGSDLDVLIIGGYYGSGRRGGEVAQFLVGLADRAEANVYPRRFMSFCRVGTGLSDEELNTVVSKLKPYFRKNEHPKKAPPSFYQVTNHSKERPDVWIESPEKSIVLSITSDIRTIRSEVFVAPYSLRFPRIDKVRYDKPWHECLDVQAFVELVNSSNGTTQKQKESESTHDNPKVNKSSKREKKNVSLVPSQFIQTDVSDIKGKTSIFSNMIFYFVNVPRSYSVDTFHKMVVENGGKFSMNLNNSVTHCIAAESSGIKYQAAKRQRDVIHFSWILDCCSRNKMLPLQPKYFLHLTEASRTKLQDDIDEFSDSYYWDLDLEGLKQVLSNAKQSDDLKSIEYYKKKLCPEKRWSCLFGCCVYFYPSTEEEALLAIMAKRLALEVLMGGGKVSNNLANASHLVVLAITEDSLDFTSVSKSFSEVEKRLLLKRRLHVVNSHWLEDSLQREQKLCEDVYTLRPKYMEESDTEESDKSEHDITEVASCGSAQIEEPASSKMEIRSSRGRSWTRAVKMGRSSTNSTHRVQRRRGKQPSKIGGDEKEESDASEEKVSPRLSDIAEETDSFGGAQRNSSRGESAKRGKSRVAQTQRVQRSRRGKKASKIGGDESEENDGFDDIDNVSADAEESFAAGRSVENEEPREPNIAMHTESLHKANTVAVKEASEDSRNAKTEMGMKEKLQIHEDPLQAMLMNMIPSLSQKNTETSNRITGENRNANVSYDCESSEKRKLGAETDDTSVNADAEADTVPPPVKKKKVSYRDVAGELLKDW; this is translated from the exons ATACATCTCTGAATCGGTTTGCTGAGTTTGGTTCGAATCAGGAAATAG CCAAGGCAGCAAGGGAAGGTCTTGACAGCCATAGACAG TTGTGTT ATGTTGCCTTTGATGTTCTTTATGTTGGCGATACTAGCGTCATCCACCAGAGTTTGAAGGAACGGCATGAACTGCTGAAAAAAGTGGTCAGGCCTTTAAAAGGTCGTCTAGAAGTTTTAGTACCTGAAGGTGGCCTCAATGTTCACCGCCCTTCAG gggAACCTAGTTGGTCTATTGTTGTCCATGCTGCTGCTGATGTTGAGCGATTTTTCAAAGAAACAGTTGAAAACAG AGATGAAGGAATTGTGCTTAAAGACCTGGAATCAAAATGGGAACCTGGAGATCGTAGTGGCAAGTGGTTGAAGTTGAAGCCTGAATATATCCGAGCTGGTTCTGACCTTGATGTTCTTATAATAG GAGGATACTATGGCTCCGGACGCCGTGGAGGGGAGGTAGCACAGTTTCTCGTCGGCTTGGCTGACCGGGCGGAGGCAAATGTGTATCCTAGGCG ATTTATGTCCTTTTGTAGAGTTGGCACTGGACTTTCTGATGAAGAACTTAACACTGTTGTAAGCAAACTGAAGCCTTATTTCAG AAAAAATGAACACCCAAAGAAGGCTCCACCAAGCTTCTACCAGGTCACAAACCACTCAAAAGAGAGACCAGATGTTTGGATTGAGAGCCCAGAGAA ATCAATAGTACTTTCAATCACTAGTGATATCAGGACAATAAGGTCTGAG GTGTTTGTTGCACCTTACAGTCTGAGGTTTCCTCGTATTGATAAAGTAAGATATGACAAGCCTTGGCATGAATGTCTCGATGTGCAGG CTTTTGTGGAATTGGTGAATTCGAGTAACGGCACCACACAGAAACAGAAGGAATCTGAAAGCACACATGACAATCCAAAAgtcaataaatcctccaagagagagaaaaagaatgTGTCGCTTGTCCCTTCTCAGTTTATTCAAACTGATGTATCGGATATCAAGGGCAAGACCTCAATCTTCtcaaatatgatatttt ATTTTGTTAATGTGCCTCGGTCCTATTCTGTTGATACATTTCACAAAATGGTAGTTGAGAATGGAGGAAAGTTCTCAATGAACTTAAACAACTCAGTGACTCATTGCATTGCAGCGGAAAGCAGTG GAATAAAGTATCAGGCAGCAAAGCGTCAGCGAGATGTCATCCACTTTTCATGGATCTTAGATTGTTGTTCACGAAATAAGATGCTTCCTTTGCAGCCAAA GTACTTCCTCCACCTCACTGAGGCTTCAAGGACAAAATTACAGGATGACATTGATGAATTCTCGGATTCTTATTACTGGGATTTAGACCTTGAAGGTCTCAAACAG GTCTTAAGCAATGCCAAGCAATCCGATGACTTAAAATCCATTGAATACTACAAGAAAAAGTTATGTCCAGAGAAAAGATGGTCCTGCCTCTTTGGCTGCTGTGTTTACTTTTACCC GAGCACTGAAGAGGAAGCTCTGTTGGCAATTATGGCTAAGAGATTAGCGCTTGAAGTCTTAATGGGTGGTGGTAAAGTTAGCAATAATCTTGCTAATGCGTCGCACCTTGTAGTCCTTGCTATAACAGAAGACTCTTTGGATTTTACTTCAGTTTCAAAAAG TTTCAGCGAAGTGGAGAAGCGCCTTCTGTTGAAGAGAAGGCTACACGTTGTTAACTCTCACTGGTTAGAAGACAGCTTGCAAAGAGAGCAAAAACTTTGCGAGGACGTCTACACTCTGAGGCCTAAGTATATGGAAGAGTCTGATACTGAAGAATCAGA TAAATCTGAACATGATATAACGGAAGTAGCTTCCTGTGGTAGTGCTCAAATCGAAGAGCCAGCTTCCTCTAAGATGGAAATTAGAAGTTCAAGAGGACGGTCATGGACTCGAGCTGTTAAAATGGGAAGGTCTTCTACAAACTCAACGCATCGAGTACAGAGACGCAGAGGCAAGCAGCCTTCTAAGATAGGCGGGGACGAAAAAGAGGAGAGTGATGCTTCTGAAGAAAAAGTTTCACCACGACTCAGTGATATAGCAGAAGAGACTGATTCGTTCGGTGGGGCTCAGAGAAACTCTAGCAGAGGAGAATCTGCAAAGAGAGGAAAGTCTCGTGTGGCACAAACTCAAAGAGTACAGAGATCACGAAGAGGCAAGAAGGCTTCGAAGATTGGAGGAGATGAGTCTGAGGAAAATGATGGTTTTGATGACATAGACAATGTGTCAGCAGATGCAGAAGAGAGTTTTGCAGCTGGTAGATCAGTGGAAAACGAAGAACCTCGAGAGCCTAACATAGCAATGCACACAGAATCACTGCATAAAGCGAACACAGTAGCAGTTAAAGAGGCCTCAGAAGATTCTAGAAATGCAAAGACCGAGATGGGTATGAAAGAGAAGTTACAAATCCATGAGGATCCACTACAAGCTATGTTAATGAACATGATCCCGAGCCTCAGTCAGAAAAACACAGAGACATCAAACCGAATCACTGGGGAAAATAGAAACGCTAATGTATCTTATGATTGTGAGTCTTCGGAAAAAAGGAAACTCGGCGCCGAGACTGATGATACTTCTGTGAACGCAGACGCAGAGGCAGACACAGTTCCTCCTCctgtgaagaaaaagaaagttagCTACCGGGATGTTGCCGGAGAACTGCTCAAAGACTGGTAA
- the LOC104726268 gene encoding DNA ligase 4-like isoform X1 — protein MLVWDTSLNRFAEFGSNQEIAKAAREGLDSHRQLCYVAFDVLYVGDTSVIHQSLKERHELLKKVVRPLKGRLEVLVPEGGLNVHRPSGEPSWSIVVHAAADVERFFKETVENRDEGIVLKDLESKWEPGDRSGKWLKLKPEYIRAGSDLDVLIIGGYYGSGRRGGEVAQFLVGLADRAEANVYPRRFMSFCRVGTGLSDEELNTVVSKLKPYFRKNEHPKKAPPSFYQVTNHSKERPDVWIESPEKSIVLSITSDIRTIRSEVFVAPYSLRFPRIDKVRYDKPWHECLDVQAFVELVNSSNGTTQKQKESESTHDNPKVNKSSKREKKNVSLVPSQFIQTDVSDIKGKTSIFSNMIFYFVNVPRSYSVDTFHKMVVENGGKFSMNLNNSVTHCIAAESSGIKYQAAKRQRDVIHFSWILDCCSRNKMLPLQPKYFLHLTEASRTKLQDDIDEFSDSYYWDLDLEGLKQVLSNAKQSDDLKSIEYYKKKLCPEKRWSCLFGCCVYFYPYSETLSTEEEALLAIMAKRLALEVLMGGGKVSNNLANASHLVVLAITEDSLDFTSVSKSFSEVEKRLLLKRRLHVVNSHWLEDSLQREQKLCEDVYTLRPKYMEESDTEESDKSEHDITEVASCGSAQIEEPASSKMEIRSSRGRSWTRAVKMGRSSTNSTHRVQRRRGKQPSKIGGDEKEESDASEEKVSPRLSDIAEETDSFGGAQRNSSRGESAKRGKSRVAQTQRVQRSRRGKKASKIGGDESEENDGFDDIDNVSADAEESFAAGRSVENEEPREPNIAMHTESLHKANTVAVKEASEDSRNAKTEMGMKEKLQIHEDPLQAMLMNMIPSLSQKNTETSNRITGENRNANVSYDCESSEKRKLGAETDDTSVNADAEADTVPPPVKKKKVSYRDVAGELLKDW, from the exons ATACATCTCTGAATCGGTTTGCTGAGTTTGGTTCGAATCAGGAAATAG CCAAGGCAGCAAGGGAAGGTCTTGACAGCCATAGACAG TTGTGTT ATGTTGCCTTTGATGTTCTTTATGTTGGCGATACTAGCGTCATCCACCAGAGTTTGAAGGAACGGCATGAACTGCTGAAAAAAGTGGTCAGGCCTTTAAAAGGTCGTCTAGAAGTTTTAGTACCTGAAGGTGGCCTCAATGTTCACCGCCCTTCAG gggAACCTAGTTGGTCTATTGTTGTCCATGCTGCTGCTGATGTTGAGCGATTTTTCAAAGAAACAGTTGAAAACAG AGATGAAGGAATTGTGCTTAAAGACCTGGAATCAAAATGGGAACCTGGAGATCGTAGTGGCAAGTGGTTGAAGTTGAAGCCTGAATATATCCGAGCTGGTTCTGACCTTGATGTTCTTATAATAG GAGGATACTATGGCTCCGGACGCCGTGGAGGGGAGGTAGCACAGTTTCTCGTCGGCTTGGCTGACCGGGCGGAGGCAAATGTGTATCCTAGGCG ATTTATGTCCTTTTGTAGAGTTGGCACTGGACTTTCTGATGAAGAACTTAACACTGTTGTAAGCAAACTGAAGCCTTATTTCAG AAAAAATGAACACCCAAAGAAGGCTCCACCAAGCTTCTACCAGGTCACAAACCACTCAAAAGAGAGACCAGATGTTTGGATTGAGAGCCCAGAGAA ATCAATAGTACTTTCAATCACTAGTGATATCAGGACAATAAGGTCTGAG GTGTTTGTTGCACCTTACAGTCTGAGGTTTCCTCGTATTGATAAAGTAAGATATGACAAGCCTTGGCATGAATGTCTCGATGTGCAGG CTTTTGTGGAATTGGTGAATTCGAGTAACGGCACCACACAGAAACAGAAGGAATCTGAAAGCACACATGACAATCCAAAAgtcaataaatcctccaagagagagaaaaagaatgTGTCGCTTGTCCCTTCTCAGTTTATTCAAACTGATGTATCGGATATCAAGGGCAAGACCTCAATCTTCtcaaatatgatatttt ATTTTGTTAATGTGCCTCGGTCCTATTCTGTTGATACATTTCACAAAATGGTAGTTGAGAATGGAGGAAAGTTCTCAATGAACTTAAACAACTCAGTGACTCATTGCATTGCAGCGGAAAGCAGTG GAATAAAGTATCAGGCAGCAAAGCGTCAGCGAGATGTCATCCACTTTTCATGGATCTTAGATTGTTGTTCACGAAATAAGATGCTTCCTTTGCAGCCAAA GTACTTCCTCCACCTCACTGAGGCTTCAAGGACAAAATTACAGGATGACATTGATGAATTCTCGGATTCTTATTACTGGGATTTAGACCTTGAAGGTCTCAAACAG GTCTTAAGCAATGCCAAGCAATCCGATGACTTAAAATCCATTGAATACTACAAGAAAAAGTTATGTCCAGAGAAAAGATGGTCCTGCCTCTTTGGCTGCTGTGTTTACTTTTACCCGTATAGTGAAACATT GAGCACTGAAGAGGAAGCTCTGTTGGCAATTATGGCTAAGAGATTAGCGCTTGAAGTCTTAATGGGTGGTGGTAAAGTTAGCAATAATCTTGCTAATGCGTCGCACCTTGTAGTCCTTGCTATAACAGAAGACTCTTTGGATTTTACTTCAGTTTCAAAAAG TTTCAGCGAAGTGGAGAAGCGCCTTCTGTTGAAGAGAAGGCTACACGTTGTTAACTCTCACTGGTTAGAAGACAGCTTGCAAAGAGAGCAAAAACTTTGCGAGGACGTCTACACTCTGAGGCCTAAGTATATGGAAGAGTCTGATACTGAAGAATCAGA TAAATCTGAACATGATATAACGGAAGTAGCTTCCTGTGGTAGTGCTCAAATCGAAGAGCCAGCTTCCTCTAAGATGGAAATTAGAAGTTCAAGAGGACGGTCATGGACTCGAGCTGTTAAAATGGGAAGGTCTTCTACAAACTCAACGCATCGAGTACAGAGACGCAGAGGCAAGCAGCCTTCTAAGATAGGCGGGGACGAAAAAGAGGAGAGTGATGCTTCTGAAGAAAAAGTTTCACCACGACTCAGTGATATAGCAGAAGAGACTGATTCGTTCGGTGGGGCTCAGAGAAACTCTAGCAGAGGAGAATCTGCAAAGAGAGGAAAGTCTCGTGTGGCACAAACTCAAAGAGTACAGAGATCACGAAGAGGCAAGAAGGCTTCGAAGATTGGAGGAGATGAGTCTGAGGAAAATGATGGTTTTGATGACATAGACAATGTGTCAGCAGATGCAGAAGAGAGTTTTGCAGCTGGTAGATCAGTGGAAAACGAAGAACCTCGAGAGCCTAACATAGCAATGCACACAGAATCACTGCATAAAGCGAACACAGTAGCAGTTAAAGAGGCCTCAGAAGATTCTAGAAATGCAAAGACCGAGATGGGTATGAAAGAGAAGTTACAAATCCATGAGGATCCACTACAAGCTATGTTAATGAACATGATCCCGAGCCTCAGTCAGAAAAACACAGAGACATCAAACCGAATCACTGGGGAAAATAGAAACGCTAATGTATCTTATGATTGTGAGTCTTCGGAAAAAAGGAAACTCGGCGCCGAGACTGATGATACTTCTGTGAACGCAGACGCAGAGGCAGACACAGTTCCTCCTCctgtgaagaaaaagaaagttagCTACCGGGATGTTGCCGGAGAACTGCTCAAAGACTGGTAA